A single genomic interval of Helianthus annuus cultivar XRQ/B chromosome 13, HanXRQr2.0-SUNRISE, whole genome shotgun sequence harbors:
- the LOC110898608 gene encoding uncharacterized protein LOC110898608, with translation MTDHWLQSALTNDVLVAELLLRAKHSSDSDSSRRHPPSPTTSTAITTILPPLWGHRKNRSKSISPTTAGKEHRRSPTTHLSWSGGSGGAGGSSSDGYDESCRPSDLSSGGRSIKVNEGASTSSHQKSEKRKVFQHEQELTSTRVPLYQQISTSDNLKRIKIDLDQNQRNKTRVMEEHKRQIKSPSMATQSCRIEAETVAPQKGFALPDLNRTPSEEDLAMMG, from the exons ATGACGGACCACTGGTTGCAATCGGCGTTAACAAACGACGTTCTGGTGGCGGAGCTTCTATTACGAGCAAAACATTCATCCGATTCAGATTCATCACGCCGTCATCCACCATCACCAACCACATCTACTGCAATCACAACGATCCTTCCACCTCTCTGGGGCCATCGGAAAAACCGATCGAAATCTATTTCTCCAACCACCGCCGGGAAAGAACACCGTCGTAGTCCCACCACACATCTGTCCTGGAGCGGCGGAAGCGGCGGCGCCGGTGGTTCTAGCAGCGACGGATATGACGAATCTTGTCGGCCGTCAGATCTCTCATCCGGTGGAAGATCCATCAAG GTAAATGAAGGTGCATCTACCTCCAGCCACCAAAAATCAGAAAAACGAAAGGTTTTTCAACATGAACAGGAATTGACATCGACGCGAGTACCATTATATCAACAAATATCTACAAGCGACAATTTGAAACGAATTAAG ATTGATTTGGATCAAAACCAGAGAAACAAGACGAGAGTGATGGAAGAACATAAACGACAAATAAAATCGCCATCAATGGCTACTCAATCGTGTAGAATAGAAGCAGAAACGGTAGCTCCACAAAAGGGGTTTGCGTTACCCGATTTAAATAGGACACCAAGTGAAGAAGATCTCGCGATGATGGGCTGA
- the LOC110902963 gene encoding uncharacterized protein LOC110902963 produces the protein MIFTFVMAGWEGVAHDARILSEALSDPDAPFPFPPQDKYYLCDAAYAHIRGFMAPYRNVRYWLGDFRRRRALSNKEKFNHAHARLRNVIERAFGVLKARFPILKRMAPFPLVTQRNITIACFALHNFIRKEGLSDELFTEYDQPNVSVHNWLVHVDADEDEVEAHGTALDREYMTQLRDEIAEQLMQSMDTML, from the exons ATGATTTTTACGTTCGTCATGGCTGGATGGGAAGGTGTAGCACATGATGCAAGAATATTATCAGAGGCATTATCAGATCCAGATGCACCATTCCCCTTTCCACCACAAG ACAAGTATTATCTTTGTGATGCCGCGTATGCACACATACGGGGATTTATGGCTCCATATCGTAATGTGAGGTATTGGCTAGGAGATTTTCGCCGAAGACGTGCGTTGAGTAATAAAGAGAAATTTAACCATGCTCATGCAAGACTTCGGAACGTAATTGAGCGTGCTTTTGGTGTCTTGAAAGCAAGATTCCCTATTTTGAAAAGGATGGCACCATTTCCATTGGTTACACAAAGGAACATTACCATTGCATGTTTCGCGCTACATAATTTTATAAGGAAAGAGGGTTTAAGCGATGAATTGTTTACAGAATACGATCAACCCAATGTTTCGGTGCATAATTGGCTAGTGCACGTTGATGCTGATGAAGACGAGGTTGAAGCACATGGTACTGCATTGGATCGGGAATATATGACTCAGTTACGAGATGAAATTGCTGAGCAGTTAATGCAAAGCATGGATACAATGCTTTAA
- the LOC110902962 gene encoding uncharacterized protein LOC110902962, protein MIMDTHYHDTQDDADTSEPTSEPTSDPNPEPTSEPTSEPTSEPNPNKRAKISKSSINHDDLARDMQKALQVLIKGKEGPTVRECSEKLKLVGLDPVDPIFLDAFHIFGVSSDMREAWMALPEIPEVLRGWIGMTAKSLGLLK, encoded by the coding sequence ATGATTATGGACACCCATTATCATGACACACAAGATGATGCCGACACCTCTGAGCCTACTTCCGAGCCCACTTCTGATCCTAATCCTGAGCCCACTTCTGAGCCTACTTCCGAGCCCACTTCTGAGCCTAATCCAAACAAAAGGGCCAAAATCTCaaaatcatctattaaccatgATGATTTAGCACGTGATATGCAGAAGGCTCTACAGGTTTTGATTAAAGGCAAAGAAGGGCCGACAGTTCGTGAGTGTTCAGAGAAGTTAAAGTTGGTTGGGTTAGACCCGGTAGATCCTATATTCTTAGATGCTTTTCACATTTTTGGGGTGTCCTCCGACATGAGAGAGGCGTGGATGGCATTGCCAGAAATTCCCGAGGTCTTAAGAGGGTGGATCGGGATGACGGCAAAAAGTTTAGGCCTGCTAAAGTAG
- the LOC110901282 gene encoding uncharacterized protein LOC110901282 has protein sequence MVGTKEKSCSVGDRIIGAASVGGLQWNWRHEPPTEAELNQLQDCLLLIDGIQVLDSADKWCWDTIDTDGYSVSDVKRWIDSGRPNIDQAIYRWCKWIPIKCNVFMWRMLMDRIPTKKALSRRNVNCGDGLCSFCEEFEETVDHIFTACLVATGVWNAIARWVGLPQFYFFSVADILHMEYTSSWSKEKKTALHGVLVISCWRIWRARNERIFKNERRTVVDIVADIKALGFLWFSSRYKKGLVGWMDWKNFSFDVM, from the exons ATGGTAGGCACCAAG GAGAAATCTTGTTCGGTGGGGGATAGAATCATAGGGGCTGCTTCAGTTGGTGGCTTACAGTGGAATTGGAGACATGAACCACCGACAGAAGCGGAGTTAAATCAGTTGCAGGATTGTCTTCTTTTGATAGATGGGATTCAAGTGCTAGATTCGGCTGATAAGTGGTGTTGGGATACAATTGATACAGATGGGTACTCGGTTTCGGATGTCAAGAGATGGATTGATAGTGGTCGGCCAAACATAGACCAAGCGATTTATAGGTGGTGCAAATGGATTCCGATCAAGTGCAACGTGTTTATGTGGAGAATGCTTATGGATAGGATTCCTACGAAAAAGGCGCTTTCTAGGCGGAATGTCAACTGTGGAGACGGTTTATGCAGTTTTTGTGAGGAGTTTGAGGAGACCGTTGACCATATTTTTACGGCCTGTTTGGTTGCTACGGGAGTATGGAACGCGATAGCTAGATGGGTTGGTCTCCCTCAGTTCTACTTCTTTTCGGTGGCGGATATCCTCCATATGGAGTATACTTCTTCTTGGTCTAAGGAGAAGAAGACAGCGCTTCATGGGGTGCTGGTGATCTCTTGTTGGAGGATATGGAGGGCTAGGAATGAGAGGATATTCAAGAACGAAAGGCGTACCGTTGTTGATATTGTGGCGGACATTAAAGCTTTGGGTTTCTTATGGTTTTCTAGTAGGTATAAAAAGGGATTGGTGGGTTGGATGGATTGGAAGAATTTCTCTTTTGATGTAATGTAA